The following coding sequences lie in one Anoplolepis gracilipes chromosome 4, ASM4749672v1, whole genome shotgun sequence genomic window:
- the LOC140664500 gene encoding arrestin domain-containing protein 17, with the protein MGLKDFRIVFDNQWSTYYPGQTVTGNIVIILDSTKKIRGISVKIKGEANTCWTTDKQEMDERGQYRDETQTVTAHEEYFETKYYLIGSASGGEIEIQSGEHKFPFTCSLPTNLPSSFESDFGHVRYVVKATLDRPWKFDQDVKSPFTIIAPLDLNQEPTAAESVRQEMTKTFCCLCCGTPPLTVNFSLPVRGYVPGQSMPIKINVENLSNIVVNSVKLKLCKIVTFRATTPRTDTKTEEIVVTEVSKGPVEGGGSADYEQHLDIPPLPPSNLANCHIIDLEYNLKVEACVEGWYHRNLSANTLIFVGTIPLATYHAPSAPPVETGGDYPTKPSEAGFVIPTANTALPPLPESNLYPNLPPPSYEESLTGARNLRERGESEYVYGLSNRFAPRYPVYNFAPAQ; encoded by the exons ATGGGTCTGAAAGACTTCCGGATAGTATTTGACAATCAATGGAGTACGTATTACCCAGGGCAAACCGTGACAGGTAACATCGTCATCATCTTGGACAGCACAAAAAAAATTCGCG GTATAAGCGTGAAAATAAAGGGAGAAGCGAATACTTGTTGGACGACTGACAAACAAGAGATGGATGAGAGAGGACAATATCGGGATGAAACTCAAACTGTTACGGCGCACGAAGAATATTTCGAAACGAAATACTACTTGATTGGATCTGCCTCGG gtGGAGAAATTGAAATACAATCAGGGGAACACAAATTTCCATTTACATGTTCTTTACCGACAAACTTACCTAGCAGCTTTGAATCGGATTTTGGACACGTTCGATATGTTGTCAAAGCTACGTTGGATCGTCCTTGGAAGTTTGATCAAGACGTTAAAAGTCCTTTTACAATCATCGCTCCTTTAGATTTAAATCAAGAACCCACAGCAGCT GAATCCGTGAGGCAAGAAATGACCAAGACATTTTGTTGTTTGTGCTGTGGCACGCCACCATTAACCGTAAATTTTTCACTACCAGTTCGAGGATATGTGCCCGGACAATCGATGCCGATAAAGATAAATGTGGAGAATTTGTCAAACATCGTTGTAAACAGCGTCAAGCTTAAGCTCTGTAag ATCGTGACTTTTCGCGCTACTACACCACGTACAGACACCAAAACGGAGGAAATTGTAGTGACGGAAGTCAGCAAAGGACCGGTCGAGGGAGGTGGAAGTGCCGATTACGAGCAACATTTGGACATTCCGCCTCTTCCACCATCGAACCTCGCTAATTGTCACATTATCGATctcgaatataatttaaaagttgaaGCGTGCGTCGAAGGATG gTATCATCGAAATTTATCCGCCAACACGCTTATTTTTGTGGGAACAATCCCGTTAGCTACTTATCATGCTCCAAGTGCTCCGCCTGTTGAAACGGGTGGTGATTATCCAACGAAGCCATCCGAAGCTGGTTTCGTAATACCTACGGCAAATACTGCGCTGCCTCCATTGCCGGAGTCCAATTTGTATCCAAATTTAc CTCCGCCATCCTACGAGGAGTCATTAACTGGAGCTAGAAATCTTCGCGAACGCGGAGAATCGGAATATGTTTATGGCCTATCTAATCGTTTCGCACCAAGATATCcggtatataattttgctcCCGCGCAATAA
- the Syt4 gene encoding synaptotagmin-4, producing MVGGVTEGGPLIRPVEPVSTATLVTLCLGAAFLLCAVAMTWWLCRRRREHTKLSCDKSLAFRPPHRKPTAVKSPGSTSHYLKKSPSPTGPAKSPPGSSGQTPSPTGSQSSNPTSQPRTPQSSGTPVQTPPVEVAVSIENERDKAELENNEKVEREKSQTAENNKDNLGQLFFKLRYRSEQNALAVTVVKCKGLPARGQQNATSDPYVKLQLLPEKQHHVKTRVLRNTRDPVYDEDFTFFGISQSQLQKISLHFIVLSFDRYSRDDIIGELTCALSSVPGLEDADNQEISLCRKICPRSLKIQSQGRGELLVSLCWQPVTSRLTVVVLKARNLPKMDVTGLADPYVKIYLLYNQQRIAKKKTHVKKRTLSPVFNESFVFDIPNGADGLNNVSLEFMLLDWDRVTKNEVIGRLEFGGPKCQGSAVNHWKEVCSSPRRQIADWHKLRE from the exons ATGGTCGGTGGAGTGACGGAGGGTGGACCCCTCATTCGACCTGTCGAGCCTG TCTCGACGGCGACGCTGGTGACGCTATGTCTTGGCGCCGCTTTCTTATTATGCGCCGTCGCGATGACCTGGTGGCTCTGCCGACGACGTCGCGAACACACCAAACTAAGCTGCGACAAGTCCCTGGCGTTTAGACCGCCGCACCGGAAGCCGACAGCGGTTAAGAGCCCCGGAAGTACAAGCCACTACTTGAAGAAGAGCCCATCGCCGACGGGACCGGCCAAGAGTCCTCCCGGTTCCAGTGGACAAACACCCAGTCCGACTGGATCTCAGTCCTCGAATCCTACATCTCAGCCCAGAACACCACAGAGTTCAG gtaCGCCGGTGCAGACACCGCCCGTCGAAGTTGCTGTAAGTATAGAGAATGAGCGCGACAAGGCTGAGCTGGAAAATAACGAAAAGGTTGAGCGTGAAAAGAGTCAAACAGCGGAAAATAACAAGGATAATCTGGGCCAGCTGTTCTTCAAGCTACGATATCGAAGCGAACAGAATGCGCTCGCGGTGACAGTGGTGAAATGTAAAGGGCTACCCGCCAGGGGCCAGCAAAACGCAACCAGTGATCCTTACGTgaaattgcaattattgcCCGAAAAACAGCATCACGTGAAAACTAGAGTCCTTAGAAATACTAGAGATCCAGTGTACGATGAGGATTTCACATTTTTCGGCATATCACAGAGTCAACTTCAG AAAATTAGCTTACACTTCATCGTGCTGAGTTTCGACAGATACTCTCGCGATGATATTATCGGAGAACTGACATGTGCTTTATCATCAGTGCCCGGTTTAGAAGACGCGGATAATCAGGAAATATCTCTCTGTCGAAAAATATGCCCTAGAAGTTTGAAG ATACAGTCACAAGGAAGAGGAGAATTGCTGGTCTCACTTTGCTGGCAACCGGTCACTAGCCGCCTGACAGTGGTGGTGTTAAAAGCGCGAAATCTACCCAAGATGGATGTGACCGGACTCGCTGATCCGTACGTGAAGATTTATCTTCTATACAATCAGCAACGTATCGCCAAGAAGAAGACGCACGTGAAGAAACGTACGCTCAGTCCGGTGTTCAATGAGTCTTTCGTCTTCGATATACCGAACGGTGCGGACGGACTCAACAACGTCAGCCTCGAGTTCATGCTACTGGACTGGGATCGAGTTACGAAAAATGAG GTAATTGGCCGGCTAGAATTTGGTGGACCAAAATGTCAAGGTTCCGCTGTAAACCATTGGAAGGAGGTATGCAGCTCACCGCGACGACAGATAGCCGATTGGCACAAACTGCGGGAGTAA
- the Dolk gene encoding dolichol kinase has protein sequence MELVITQYEYLEQKILQNVKCNGVQHRPNASSGLWLGILVGLNAVLTIWKEENSYSEICLSVGTTGCGLVLCSICLYMRLSMEKVAAKDFHAIYFLPAIVTTLLFLLAANRGLLVSVVWGLTVGSLGTWSVLQLMSAFPYCFTMGEATAVMHSFVLFLMSAITNLPLRYHLPPIHDNDISTVLLQVGILYVVLVCLLCGYFPILRSTRYFYLMTVNLICFITLPILYIILDQNPVMWVISFVFSSRQRIAIIIYWAICLLLSIFTIIYQISSQSQATTSTRKYFHILAIFVYIPGMIYDLSLLYLASGVMLALCIIIEVIRFLSIPPLGEILQQGFTVFADDKDSSLSLTPIYLLCGLSFPLWMPTNNLTLLVLLSGVLTVGIGDTAASFVGSRWGSHKWLDTEKSVEGTVACLFSQVCIIFGLAYCGFVDNYRLLLRSILGTVSISLIEGRTNQMDNLALPLLMYGFLMI, from the exons atggagcTGGTAATAACACAATATGAATATCTTGAGCAAAAGATACTACAAAATGTCAAATGCAACGGCGTACAACATCG acCAAACGCGAGTAGCGGATTATGGTTGGGTATCTTGGTTGGTTTAAATGCCGTACTTACAATATGGAAAGAAGAGAACAGCTACTCTGAGATATGTTTGTCTGTAGGAACTACAGGCTGCGGTCTTGTTCTCTGTTCTATCTGCCTTTATATGCGGCTTTCGATGGAGAAAGTTGCAGCAAAAGATTTTCACGCCATATATTTTCTACCTGCCATTGTAACGACTTTGCTCTTCCTACTTGCAGCTAACCGAG GATTGCTAGTAAGTGTCGTATGGGGTTTAACTGTCGGGAGTCTGGGCACATGGAGTGTCCTGCAACTAATGTCAGCTTTTCCATATTGCTTCACAATGGGAGAGGCAACAGCAGTTATGCAtagttttgttttgtttttgatGTCAGCTATTACCAATTTACCCCTGCGATACCATTTACCTCCAATTCATGACAATGACATCAGCACAGTTTTGTTGCAG GTTGGAATACTGTATGTAGTGTTGGTGTGTCTCTTGTGTGGATATTTCCCTATCCTACGTAGTACaagatacttttatttaatgacaGTCAATCTCATATGTTTTATAACTCTTCCAATACTTTACATTATTCTCGATCAAAACCCAGTAATGTGGgtaatttcttttgttttcagCAGTCGTCAAAGG attgcaataattatatattgggcAATATGTCTTTTGCTAAGTatctttacaataatttatcagaTATCATCACAAAGCCAAGCTACAACCTCgactagaaaatattttcatatattagcgatatttgtatatatccCTGGCATGATATATGACTTGTCACTTTTATACCTTGCTAGTGGAGTGATGTTGGCactatgtattattattgag gTAATCCGATTTTTGAGTATTCCACCTTTGGGAGAAATTTTACAACAAGGATTTACTGTATTTGCCGATGATAAGGATTCATCCCTCTCTTTGACACCTATATATTTACTCTGCGGTTTATCGTTTCCTCTGTGGATGCCAACTAATAATTTGACACTATTGGTATTACTTAGTGGCGTGCTAACAGTAGGAATTGGTGATACTGCTGCTAGTTTTGTCGGTAGCAGATGGGGTTCGCACAAATGGTTGGACACAGAGAAAAGTGTTGAAGGCACTGTTGCATGCTTATTTTCCCAAGTTTGCATAATATTTGGTCTAGCATATTGTG GTTTTGTGGACAATTACCGGTTACTGCTGAGAAGCATTCTGGGAACTGTATCAATATCGTTGATCGAAGGGCGCACAAATCAAATGGACAATCTGGCTTTGCCATTATTAATGTACGGATTTTTGATGATATAA
- the Pgi gene encoding glucose-6-phosphate isomerase gives MKPKTDLLTEPAWIQLQQYFDSNGPKINIYNLFQQDPKRFEKFSLELATPQDGPILLDYSKNRINEEVLTLLFNLARTREVEAARNAMFNGEKINFTENRAVLHIALRNRNNTPILVDGKDVMPDVNAVLQHMKSFTNEVLTKEWKGFTGKPIEDVVNIGIGGSDLGPLMVTEALKAYSIGPRVHFVSNIDGTHIVETLKKLNPETTLFIIASKTFTTQETITNATTAKVWLLKALKDEVAVARHFVALSTNGQKVKEFGIDVKNMFGFWDWVGGRYSLWSAIGLSICLSIGFDNFEKLLSGAHFMDQHFCTAPLEKNAPVILALLGIWYHNFYKAETHALLPYDQYLHRFAAYFQQGDMESNGKYVTRSGKTVNYSTGPIVWGEPGTNGQHAFYQLLHQGTKLVPADFIIPVQTQNEIAPHHTILLANFLAQTEALMKGKNENEARAELQKSGLSAEQINSILPHKIFEGNRPTNSIVVKKLTPFVLGALIAMYEHKIFVQGIIWDINSYDQWGVELGKQLAKAIEPELVSAKTITTHDSSTNGLIAFAKRYKA, from the exons atgaaaCCCAAGACGGATCTGTTGACCGAACCTGCGTGGATTCAATTGCAACAATACTTCGACAGTAATGGCCCGaagattaacatatataatttatttcagcaAGATCCTAAACGTTTCGAAAAATTTAG CTTGGAACTCGCTACACCACAAGATGGGCCAATTTTGTTGGACTACTCCAAGAATAGGATCAATGAAGAAGTACTTACATTATTATTCAACTTg GCTCGTACAAGAGAGGTAGAAGCTGCAAGAAATGCTATGTTTAATGgtgaaaagataaatttcacAGAAAATAGAGCAGTTTTGCACATTGCTTTGCGTAACAGAAACAATACACCGATATTAGTAGATGGAAAGGATGTGATGCCTGATGTTAATGCAGTGTTACAGCATATGAAAAGTTTCACAAACGAG gtaTTGACAAAAGAGTGGAAAGGATTTACAGGTAAACCTATTGAAGATGTTGTCAATATTGGAATCGGCGGTTCTGATTTA GGTCCACTTATGGTAACCGAAGCTTTAAAAGCATATAGCATTGGACCTCGAGTTCACTTTGTTAGTAATATTGATGGCACTCATATAGTGGAaactcttaaaaaattaaatccagAAACAACTTTATTCATAATAGCTTCCAAGACATTCACTACGCAAGAAACTATAACTAATGCAACCACTGCCAAAGTATGGCTTTTGAAAGCATTGAAAGAT gAAGTTGCAGTCGCCCGTCATTTTGTAGCACTGTCGACTAATGGACAAAAAGTTAAAGAATTTGGTATTgatgtgaaaaatatgtttggCTTTTGGGATTGGGTTGGTGGACGTTATTCACTATGGTCAGCTATTGGCTTATCAATTTGTTTATCAATtggttttgataattttgaaaaacttttaagtGGTGCACATTTTATGGATCAACATTTTTGTACCGCACCACTGGAGAAAAAC gcACCCGTCATATTAGCTTTACTTGGCATATGGTACCACAACTTTTATAAGGCAGAAACACATGCATTGTTGCCGTATGACCAATATCTACATAGATTTGCAGCTTATTTTCAACAAGGTGACATGGAAAGTAACGGAAAATATGTTACTCGTTCCGGAAAGACCGTAAATTATTCTACTG GACCAATTGTGTGGGGAGAACCAGGCACTAATGGGCAACATGCATTCTATCAGTTGTTACATCAGGGTACAAAACTTGTACCAGCAGACTTTATAATTCCTGTTCAAACTCAGAACGAg ATTGCTCCGCACCATACGATTTTACTTGCTAACTTCTTAGCACAAACGGAAGCTTTAATGAAAGGCAAAAATGAGAACGAGGCTCGAGCAGAGTTGCAAAAATCAGGATTGAGCGCCGagcaaataaattcaatattaccACATAAGATATTTGAAGGAAACAGGCCAACAAACAGCATTGTGGTAAAGAAATTAACACCTTTTGTTCTTGGTGCTTTGATTG cAATGTatgaacataaaatttttgtacaaggcATTATCTGGgatattaattcttatgaTCAATGGGg TGTGGAGTTGGGAAAACAGTTAGCTAAAGCGATTGAACCAGAGCTGGTGAGCGCAAAAACTATTACAACGCACGATTCGTCAACTAATGGTTTGATAGCATTCGCTAAACGTTATAAAGCctaa
- the Atg13 gene encoding autophagy-related protein 13 homolog isoform X2, with translation MRSVIYTSYKMSTQLSMQDKKDLEKFTKYLALRAAQIIVQSRSGQKVNTTCKPDSSAGDWFNLAIKELPEVSADAKRALCGEIVSSSVPLCIEISLKTVEGDKMVLETWSLGVLPEQSDPTVRVTYTVYNRMGILLKSLLSVSRTAPAYKLSRRQGPDSYTMCYRIYMGEPQLHNLGDNYKHMRVGQLCTPVGTIHLSVSYRTKMTISPTHKSRDSIMLKSDHFHSDLSPRHARYQQSEETSKSLSDTIKVGAFVINKPVIVNEEDLVIPDVPFSSLLTPKQTSPSPVSLMNPTNTKTATAAAANDSNNGNNERSSNDNTTSKCTSQNGSRRSSCSMTSANDDFIMVDLKTPFAVTNTNSDVGAFYRDCQSAPQLQAFMEERTLAEQLGDLTKQLETFETNMQHYEDILSSLCQTENNN, from the exons ATGAGATCGGTCATTTACACATCGTATAAAATGTCAACGCAGCTAAGTATGCAAGACAAGAAAGATTTGGAGAAATTCACCAAATACCTGGCGCTAAGAGCCGCCCAAATCATAGTGCAATCAAGATCGGGTCAGAAAGTCAATACCACGTGTAAACCGGATTCCTCCGCCGGCGATTGG TTTAATTTGGCGATAAAAGAGCTACCTGAGGTCTCAGCTGATGCTAAGAGAGCATTATGTGGAGAAATAGTAAGTTCATCTGTACCTCTCTGCATAGAAATTTCTCTGAAGACAGTAGAGGGTGACAAGATGGTTTTGGAAACTTGGAGTCTTGGTGTTTTGCCAGAGCAAAGCGATCCAACTGTACGAGTAACATATACTGTATATAACAGAATGGGAATTTTATTGAAGTCTTTGCTTTCTGTGTCAAGAACAGCACCAGCTTATAAACTAAGCAGACGTCAAGGGCCTGATTCTTATACTATGTGCTATCGAATATATATGGGAGAGCCTCAACTACACAATTTAg gtgataattataaacatatgaGAGTGGGTCAATTGTGTACTCCAGTAGGTACCATACATCTGTCGGTCTCTTACAGAACAAAAATGACCATATCACCCACTCATAAAAGTCGAGATTCTATTATGCTTAAGAGTGATCATTTTCATTCGGATTTAAGTCCACGTCATGCACGATATCAACAAAG tGAGGAAACATCAAAGTCCCTCAGCGATACCATTAAAGTTGGTGCATTTGTGATAAACAAACCTGTAATTGTTAACGAGGAGGATCTTGTGATACCGGATGTACCATTCAGTTCCTTATTGACACCCAAACAAACGTCGCCTTCTCCAGTATCACTAATGAATCCCACAAATACAAAGACTGCAACGGCAGCTGCCGCAAATGATAGCAACAATGGAAATAACGAAAGATCCAGTAACGATAATACGACTTCGAAATGCACCTCTCAAAATGGATCTAGAAGGAGTAGTTGTTCAATGACTAGTGCCAACGATGATTTTATTATGGTAGATTTG AAAACCCCCTTTGCTGTCACAAATACTAATAGCGATGTAGGGGCGTTTTATCGTGATTGTCAAAGTGCACCACAATTGCAAGCTTTCATGGAAGAAAGAACACTTGCTGAACAATTGGGAGATCTCACTAAGCAATTGGAAACATTCGAGACCAATATGCAGCATTACGAGGACATTTTGTCGTCATTGTGTcaaactgaaaataataattaa
- the Atg13 gene encoding autophagy-related protein 13 homolog isoform X1 has protein sequence MRSVIYTSYKMSTQLSMQDKKDLEKFTKYLALRAAQIIVQSRSGQKVNTTCKPDSSAGDWVKFNLAIKELPEVSADAKRALCGEIVSSSVPLCIEISLKTVEGDKMVLETWSLGVLPEQSDPTVRVTYTVYNRMGILLKSLLSVSRTAPAYKLSRRQGPDSYTMCYRIYMGEPQLHNLGDNYKHMRVGQLCTPVGTIHLSVSYRTKMTISPTHKSRDSIMLKSDHFHSDLSPRHARYQQSEETSKSLSDTIKVGAFVINKPVIVNEEDLVIPDVPFSSLLTPKQTSPSPVSLMNPTNTKTATAAAANDSNNGNNERSSNDNTTSKCTSQNGSRRSSCSMTSANDDFIMVDLKTPFAVTNTNSDVGAFYRDCQSAPQLQAFMEERTLAEQLGDLTKQLETFETNMQHYEDILSSLCQTENNN, from the exons ATGAGATCGGTCATTTACACATCGTATAAAATGTCAACGCAGCTAAGTATGCAAGACAAGAAAGATTTGGAGAAATTCACCAAATACCTGGCGCTAAGAGCCGCCCAAATCATAGTGCAATCAAGATCGGGTCAGAAAGTCAATACCACGTGTAAACCGGATTCCTCCGCCGGCGATTGGGTAAAA TTTAATTTGGCGATAAAAGAGCTACCTGAGGTCTCAGCTGATGCTAAGAGAGCATTATGTGGAGAAATAGTAAGTTCATCTGTACCTCTCTGCATAGAAATTTCTCTGAAGACAGTAGAGGGTGACAAGATGGTTTTGGAAACTTGGAGTCTTGGTGTTTTGCCAGAGCAAAGCGATCCAACTGTACGAGTAACATATACTGTATATAACAGAATGGGAATTTTATTGAAGTCTTTGCTTTCTGTGTCAAGAACAGCACCAGCTTATAAACTAAGCAGACGTCAAGGGCCTGATTCTTATACTATGTGCTATCGAATATATATGGGAGAGCCTCAACTACACAATTTAg gtgataattataaacatatgaGAGTGGGTCAATTGTGTACTCCAGTAGGTACCATACATCTGTCGGTCTCTTACAGAACAAAAATGACCATATCACCCACTCATAAAAGTCGAGATTCTATTATGCTTAAGAGTGATCATTTTCATTCGGATTTAAGTCCACGTCATGCACGATATCAACAAAG tGAGGAAACATCAAAGTCCCTCAGCGATACCATTAAAGTTGGTGCATTTGTGATAAACAAACCTGTAATTGTTAACGAGGAGGATCTTGTGATACCGGATGTACCATTCAGTTCCTTATTGACACCCAAACAAACGTCGCCTTCTCCAGTATCACTAATGAATCCCACAAATACAAAGACTGCAACGGCAGCTGCCGCAAATGATAGCAACAATGGAAATAACGAAAGATCCAGTAACGATAATACGACTTCGAAATGCACCTCTCAAAATGGATCTAGAAGGAGTAGTTGTTCAATGACTAGTGCCAACGATGATTTTATTATGGTAGATTTG AAAACCCCCTTTGCTGTCACAAATACTAATAGCGATGTAGGGGCGTTTTATCGTGATTGTCAAAGTGCACCACAATTGCAAGCTTTCATGGAAGAAAGAACACTTGCTGAACAATTGGGAGATCTCACTAAGCAATTGGAAACATTCGAGACCAATATGCAGCATTACGAGGACATTTTGTCGTCATTGTGTcaaactgaaaataataattaa
- the Atg13 gene encoding autophagy-related protein 13 homolog isoform X3 produces the protein MRSVIYTSYKMSTQLSMQDKKDLEKFTKYLALRAAQIIVQSRSGQKVNTTCKPDSSAGDWVKFNLAIKELPEVSADAKRALCGEIVSSSVPLCIEISLKTVEGDKMVLETWSLGVLPEQSDPTVRVTYTVYNRMGILLKSLLSVSRTAPAYKLSRRQGPDSYTMCYRIYMGEPQLHNLGDNYKHMRVGQLCTPVGTIHLSVSYRTKMTISPTHKSRDSIMLKSDHFHSDLSPRHARYQQSEETSKSLSDTIKVGAFVINKPVIVNEEDLVIPDVPFSSLLTPKQTSPSPVSLMNPTNTKTATAAAANDSNNGNNERSSNDNTTSKCTSQNGSRRSSCSMTSANDDFIMKTPFAVTNTNSDVGAFYRDCQSAPQLQAFMEERTLAEQLGDLTKQLETFETNMQHYEDILSSLCQTENNN, from the exons ATGAGATCGGTCATTTACACATCGTATAAAATGTCAACGCAGCTAAGTATGCAAGACAAGAAAGATTTGGAGAAATTCACCAAATACCTGGCGCTAAGAGCCGCCCAAATCATAGTGCAATCAAGATCGGGTCAGAAAGTCAATACCACGTGTAAACCGGATTCCTCCGCCGGCGATTGGGTAAAA TTTAATTTGGCGATAAAAGAGCTACCTGAGGTCTCAGCTGATGCTAAGAGAGCATTATGTGGAGAAATAGTAAGTTCATCTGTACCTCTCTGCATAGAAATTTCTCTGAAGACAGTAGAGGGTGACAAGATGGTTTTGGAAACTTGGAGTCTTGGTGTTTTGCCAGAGCAAAGCGATCCAACTGTACGAGTAACATATACTGTATATAACAGAATGGGAATTTTATTGAAGTCTTTGCTTTCTGTGTCAAGAACAGCACCAGCTTATAAACTAAGCAGACGTCAAGGGCCTGATTCTTATACTATGTGCTATCGAATATATATGGGAGAGCCTCAACTACACAATTTAg gtgataattataaacatatgaGAGTGGGTCAATTGTGTACTCCAGTAGGTACCATACATCTGTCGGTCTCTTACAGAACAAAAATGACCATATCACCCACTCATAAAAGTCGAGATTCTATTATGCTTAAGAGTGATCATTTTCATTCGGATTTAAGTCCACGTCATGCACGATATCAACAAAG tGAGGAAACATCAAAGTCCCTCAGCGATACCATTAAAGTTGGTGCATTTGTGATAAACAAACCTGTAATTGTTAACGAGGAGGATCTTGTGATACCGGATGTACCATTCAGTTCCTTATTGACACCCAAACAAACGTCGCCTTCTCCAGTATCACTAATGAATCCCACAAATACAAAGACTGCAACGGCAGCTGCCGCAAATGATAGCAACAATGGAAATAACGAAAGATCCAGTAACGATAATACGACTTCGAAATGCACCTCTCAAAATGGATCTAGAAGGAGTAGTTGTTCAATGACTAGTGCCAACGATGATTTTATTATG AAAACCCCCTTTGCTGTCACAAATACTAATAGCGATGTAGGGGCGTTTTATCGTGATTGTCAAAGTGCACCACAATTGCAAGCTTTCATGGAAGAAAGAACACTTGCTGAACAATTGGGAGATCTCACTAAGCAATTGGAAACATTCGAGACCAATATGCAGCATTACGAGGACATTTTGTCGTCATTGTGTcaaactgaaaataataattaa
- the LOC140664920 gene encoding cytochrome b5: MSNTIRYSLADVAKCNGKNGAKTWIVLYDNVYDVTDYMSQHPGGPELIEEYAGKDATDGFDDFGHSSDAKKKLKEYLIGELEDEDKKANRKKKHAVPNGIKVERADKQKRRAFLAILCGKCTA, from the exons ATGTCCAATACGATTAGATACTCGCTCGCGGATGTCGCAAAGTGTAATGGTAAAAACGGGGCTAAAACTTGGATTGTGCTTTATGATAACGTTTACGATGTAACGGATTACATGTCTCAG caTCCTGGTGGTCCAGAGTTAATTGAGGAATATGCAGGAAAAGACGCGACGGATGGATTCGATGATTTCGGCCATTCCTCAGATGCAAAAAAGAAgcttaaagaatatttaattggcGAACTTGAAGAT gAAGATAAAAAGGctaatagaaagaaaaagcatGCCGTTCCTAACGGAATAAAAGTCGAACGAGCGGATAAACAGAAACGaag aGCGTTCTTAGCAATACTATGCGGCAAATGTACAGCTTGA